One genomic segment of Oncorhynchus kisutch isolate 150728-3 linkage group LG15, Okis_V2, whole genome shotgun sequence includes these proteins:
- the adrb2a gene encoding adrenoceptor beta 2, surface a, with product MGSCTPPVPSLNVTESDNTSWAGEAGGEPGYSEVEMVLLGMVMSLLVVGIVFGNILVIIAIYRFQRLQNITNCFITSLACADLVMGLIVVPFGACYIIFNTWHFGSFWCEFWTATDVLCVTASIETLCVIALDRYLAITSPFRYQSLLTKCKARVVVLLVWVIAGLISFLPIHMKWWISDDAEAKACIQNSNCCDFNTNTAYAITSSIISFYIPLVVMVFVYSRVFQEAKQQLRKIDRSEGRFHAHNNNIAGGGGVENNNESRGVGGGFRKTKFCLREHKALKTLGIIMGIFTLCWLPFFVLNVVVAIWKVGDIGLAFRILNWIGYANSAFNPLIYCRSPEFRYAFKEILCIKKVRFPNIGPTNGYVYSGHSWQSEQQGGRSKGSSEDSDPAADGSSGRGEAGGGGAADGTDPNGNCSKGLTIVL from the coding sequence ATGGGCAGCTGCACCCCCCCTGTGCCTTCCCTCAACGTCACCGAGTCAGACAACACATCATGGGCCGGGGAGGCTGGCGGCGAACCAGGTTACAGTGAGGTGGAGATGGTCCTCCTAGGCATGGTTATGTCACTGCTGGTCGTTGGCATCGTGTTTGGCAACATCCTGGTCATCATAGCTATCTACCGGTTCCAGAGACTGCAGAACATCACCAACTGCTTCATCACCTCTCTGGCCTGTGCCGACCTGGTCATGGGTCTCATCGTGGTGCCGTTCGGCGCCTGCTACATCATCTTCAACACCTGGCACTTCGGCAGCTTCTGGTGTGAGTTCTGGACTGCCACGGACGTGTTGTGTGTGACGGCGAGCATCGAGACGCTCTGCGTGATAGCGCTGGACCGTTACCTGGCCATAACCTCTCCGTTCCGCTACCAGTCTCTGCTGACCAAGTGTAAGGCACGCGTGGTGGTCCTGCTGGTGTGGGTGATCGCTGGACTCATCTCCTTCTTACCCATCCACATGAAGTGGTGGATCAGTGATGACGCGGAGGCGAAGGCCTGCATCCAGAACAGCAACTGCTGTGACTTCAACACCAACACAGCCTACGCCATCACCTCCTCCATCATCTCCTTCTACATCCCCTTAGTCGTCATGGTGTTTGTCTACAGCCGCGTGTTCCAGGAGGCCAAGCAGCAACTACGCAAGATTGACCGCAGCGAGGGGCGCTTCCACGCCCATAACAACAACAtcgcaggaggaggaggggtggagaataACAATGAGAGCCGAGGAGTTGGAGGAGGCTTCAGGAAGACCAAGTTCTGCCTGCGGGAACACAAGGCCCTGAAGACTCTCGGGATCATCATGGGGATCTTCACGCTGTGCTGGCTACCCTTCTTTGTCCTCAACGTGGTGGTAGCCATCTGGAAGGTAGGGGACATCGGACTCGCCTTCAGGATACTCAACTGGATAGGTTACGCCAACTCCGCATTCAACCCCTTGATCTACTGCAGGAGCCCTGAGTTCAGGTACGCATTCAAGGAGATCCTGTGCATCAAGAAGGTCCGGTTCCCCAACATAGGGCCTACTAATGGATACGTGTACAGTGGACACAGCTGGCAGAGtgagcagcagggagggaggagtaagGGGAGCTCGGAGGACAGTGACCCAGCTGCAGACGGGAGCTCAGGGAGGGGAGAGGCGGGTGGGGGTGGAGCTGCAGACGGAACGGACCCGAACGGGAACTGCAGTAAAGGGTTAACAATTGTACTTTAA